One window of the Anaeromyxobacter dehalogenans 2CP-C genome contains the following:
- a CDS encoding DUF1634 domain-containing protein, whose amino-acid sequence MNRTVSLALWAGTLTGVGLCGAATLAYALDVEAASHLARLGVIALFVTPPLRLAVAAGGFFAVGERRFGAASTVVLLALLAAAVHAANR is encoded by the coding sequence GTGAACCGCACGGTGTCGCTCGCGCTCTGGGCCGGCACGCTCACCGGCGTCGGCCTCTGCGGCGCCGCCACGCTCGCGTACGCGCTCGACGTGGAGGCCGCGAGCCACCTCGCGCGCCTCGGCGTCATCGCGCTCTTCGTCACGCCGCCGCTCCGGCTCGCGGTGGCCGCCGGCGGCTTCTTCGCGGTGGGTGAACGCCGCTTCGGCGCCGCCTCGACGGTGGTGCTGCTCGCGCTGCTCGCGGCCGCGGTCCACGCCGCGAACCGCTGA
- a CDS encoding helix-turn-helix transcriptional regulator — protein sequence MLKVFFADAADGALMPSELRGLTDGAQNGPPGVRRTLVMEGHGERLRIEVTAVGKGKTQLHLWREPLPEPLQAGPEAATATPADGLTQREREVALLVADGLRSREVAERLGIASQTVKSHLKTIFDKLGVRNRVELARRLVQH from the coding sequence ATGCTGAAGGTGTTCTTCGCGGATGCCGCCGACGGCGCGCTGATGCCGTCCGAGCTCCGCGGCCTCACCGACGGGGCCCAGAACGGGCCGCCCGGCGTGCGCCGCACGCTGGTGATGGAGGGCCACGGCGAGCGGCTCCGCATCGAGGTGACCGCCGTCGGGAAGGGCAAGACGCAGCTCCACCTCTGGCGTGAGCCGCTCCCGGAGCCGCTGCAGGCCGGCCCCGAGGCCGCCACCGCCACGCCGGCCGACGGCCTCACCCAGCGCGAGCGGGAGGTCGCGCTGCTCGTGGCCGACGGGCTCCGCTCCCGCGAGGTGGCCGAGCGGCTCGGGATCGCCTCCCAGACCGTGAAGAGCCACCTCAAGACCATCTTCGACAAGCTGGGCGTGCGGAATCGCGTCGAGCTCGCGCGGAGGCTGGTGCAGCACTAG
- a CDS encoding threonine ammonia-lyase — MVTLPDVQAALGRIRDRIYLSPCARTETLSRLSGTSAFLKLENLQMTGSYKERGALNTLLLAGEAERARGLIAASAGNHAQGVAYHAGRLGVKATIVMPESTPIMKVANTRAHGARIVLHGANYDEAYAEARRLEQAEGLTFVHPFDDPRIIAGQGTVGLEILEQVPEVDAILVPIGGGGLASGVAVAAKALRPEVRIVGVETEVLPSMLAALEAGRPVTLEPASTIADGIAVKRAGDLTFDHVRRLVDEIVTVSEEEIASAILYLLEKEKTVAEGAGAVAVAALMNRRAAGLEGRRAVAIVSGGNIDVNLVARIIERGLVKDGRLVRVSVALTDKPGQLAKVSAIIAHHRANVIEVHHTRAFATRFGDTTLQLTLETRGLEHVQELLQALRERGYQVQQLGI, encoded by the coding sequence ATGGTGACGCTCCCCGACGTCCAGGCCGCGCTCGGCCGGATCCGCGACCGGATCTACCTCTCCCCCTGTGCCCGCACCGAGACCCTCTCCCGCCTGAGCGGCACCAGCGCCTTCCTCAAGCTCGAGAATCTACAGATGACCGGCTCCTACAAGGAGCGCGGCGCCCTCAACACGCTGCTGCTGGCAGGGGAGGCCGAGCGCGCCCGGGGGCTCATCGCGGCGAGCGCCGGCAACCACGCGCAGGGGGTCGCGTACCACGCCGGTCGCCTGGGGGTGAAGGCCACCATCGTGATGCCCGAGTCCACGCCCATCATGAAGGTGGCGAACACCCGGGCCCACGGCGCGCGCATCGTGCTCCACGGGGCGAACTACGACGAGGCGTACGCCGAGGCGCGGCGGCTCGAGCAGGCCGAGGGGCTCACCTTCGTGCACCCGTTCGACGACCCGCGCATCATCGCCGGCCAGGGCACGGTCGGGCTCGAGATCCTCGAGCAGGTCCCGGAGGTGGACGCGATCCTGGTGCCCATCGGCGGCGGTGGGCTCGCCTCCGGAGTGGCCGTGGCCGCGAAGGCGCTGCGCCCCGAGGTTCGGATCGTGGGCGTGGAGACCGAGGTGCTTCCCAGCATGCTCGCGGCGCTCGAGGCGGGCCGGCCGGTCACGCTCGAGCCCGCCAGCACCATCGCGGACGGCATCGCCGTGAAGCGCGCCGGCGACCTCACCTTCGACCACGTCCGGCGCCTGGTGGACGAGATCGTCACCGTCTCGGAGGAGGAGATCGCGAGCGCGATCCTGTACCTGCTCGAGAAGGAGAAGACGGTCGCGGAGGGGGCCGGCGCCGTCGCGGTGGCGGCGCTCATGAACCGCCGGGCCGCCGGGCTCGAGGGGCGGCGCGCGGTCGCCATCGTCTCCGGGGGCAACATCGACGTGAACCTGGTCGCGCGCATCATCGAGCGGGGCCTGGTGAAGGACGGGAGGCTGGTGCGGGTGAGCGTCGCGCTCACCGACAAGCCGGGGCAGCTCGCCAAGGTCTCGGCGATCATCGCCCACCACCGCGCCAACGTGATCGAGGTCCACCACACGCGCGCGTTCGCGACGCGGTTCGGCGACACGACCCTGCAGCTCACGCTGGAGACCCGCGGCCTCGAGCACGTCCAGGAGCTCCTCCAGGCGCTGCGCGAGCGCGGGTACCAGGTGCAGCAGCTCGGGATCTGA
- a CDS encoding DUF1049 domain-containing protein has protein sequence MSFRARTAIAALLLAAAIGFAAGWLVGLRSDDSVEARVRDEAHRLRERIHELSR, from the coding sequence GTGTCCTTCCGCGCCCGGACCGCCATCGCCGCGCTCCTGCTCGCCGCCGCGATCGGGTTCGCCGCCGGCTGGCTGGTCGGGCTGCGGTCGGACGACAGCGTGGAGGCGCGGGTCCGGGACGAGGCGCACCGGCTCCGGGAGCGCATCCACGAGCTGTCCCGCTGA
- a CDS encoding RNA polymerase sigma factor, with the protein MTDHGRAAPFLEAGDHRGAAEAVLREYGPQLLGYLSSILRNDADAAEVFSQFTEDLWRGLPGFRRECPIRVWAYRLAWHAAARHLRDPYRGRGRRLETHELSRIADEVRSSALLGRREARQRGIDRLRARLQPDEQTLLVLRLDRGLSWREVATVLADEGDAVDEPALRKRFERLKEKLARMAREEGLLE; encoded by the coding sequence ATGACCGATCACGGACGCGCCGCACCGTTCCTCGAAGCCGGCGATCATCGGGGGGCCGCCGAGGCGGTGCTCCGCGAGTACGGCCCGCAGCTCCTCGGCTACCTCTCCTCGATCCTGCGCAACGACGCCGACGCGGCCGAGGTGTTCTCGCAGTTCACCGAGGACCTGTGGCGCGGCCTCCCGGGGTTCCGCCGCGAGTGCCCGATCCGCGTGTGGGCCTACCGGCTCGCCTGGCACGCCGCGGCCCGCCACCTCCGCGACCCCTACCGCGGCCGGGGCCGCCGCCTCGAGACCCACGAGCTCTCTCGCATCGCCGACGAGGTCCGCTCCTCCGCGCTGCTGGGGCGGCGCGAGGCGCGGCAGCGCGGGATCGATCGGCTGCGCGCGCGCCTGCAGCCGGACGAGCAGACGCTCCTGGTGCTGCGGCTCGACCGGGGCCTCTCCTGGCGCGAGGTCGCGACCGTGCTCGCCGACGAGGGCGACGCGGTGGACGAGCCGGCGCTCCGGAAGCGGTTCGAGCGCCTGAAGGAGAAGCTCGCGCGGATGGCGCGGGAGGAGGGGCTGCTCGAGTAG
- a CDS encoding serine/threonine-protein kinase translates to MIPPELEGESQEFSDLLLELAAAPARDPSQLAAPLEAGMVVGRFELLREIGRGGFGLVFEARDRELGRLVAFKAMRPSRAEPAALEKPLREEAEAAARLNHPNVVTLHDFGIHEGTPYLILELLRGETLQQRLKRGRLQPEEAVRIARDVASGLVHAHSRGVLHRDLKPGNVFLTEAGGVKLLDFGLARLLDRASLAGGTPAYMAPEQLRGEPGDARADVFSAGVVLWQMLTGELPFPVVDGRSTVLDPGPPPRLPLEDAPPALASLLTAALSQAPTGRPQTALGLLDGLAGVEQAYAGRAAAQARAARLRRLRRTAAAAAGLVVLGLAAAAALAIRSGAHAERALRAARVAGTADGASDPLVAALLMAELPDEPPPRAVAIAQRLLSEPIPETVLDGVPKGLGLAVSPDGAWVAVGGEQGGAKLWRADGTGAPRVLAADGAARTDGLAFTPDGRRLVTADHAGALRVFALDGDAPPRTLPAGSVPLVKLALDPAGRVAAAGALDGRLWLADVTGAAGGTPPRAVLHDGAVLALAFSPDGARVATGSVDGFVRVIASPSGAVLATAPLPGGVPFSVAWSPDGRVIAVGSEDGLVRLLGPDGRIRQTLGAPGMAVSSVEFDRAGTRVVAGSQDGAAHVWRLGAAGPEIRLRGHRGGVAYAAFAPDGRHVITGGTDGTVRIWRADGEGTPVVLRGHTVIDGAPTPDGTRVFTRGTDDVIRVWRTDDPRQRGQLVGHEALVDTVEWTRDGTRVLTASHDGTARLWPVHGGAALTVRDPGNVIHSADLDPTERTFVTSSEDRTVRVWDAATGALVRELRGHEGPVLSAAFSPDGTLIASGSLDKTVRVWRADGTGTPLVFRGHGAVLTAVTWTPDGKAVISSSQDEASAHVWPLDGSPPRIIKTERPVFRAVVAPDGTLLVPEQGGTLRLFGPDGEERAPFPALPEGLFSAAVSRDGRRWALASSDGSVRVYPRDGTGDPLVLRAHEGAVGHAAFSPDGTELATVSADGTARVSTVDWARLRAALRGATSACLPVAHRVQVLGEARAEAERRFAACETAHGRVPPRAAAPGSPR, encoded by the coding sequence GTGATCCCCCCGGAGCTGGAGGGCGAGAGCCAGGAGTTCTCGGACCTGCTGCTCGAGCTCGCCGCCGCGCCGGCGCGCGATCCCTCGCAGCTCGCCGCGCCGCTCGAGGCCGGGATGGTGGTGGGCCGCTTCGAGCTGCTCCGCGAGATCGGCCGCGGCGGCTTCGGCCTGGTGTTCGAGGCGCGCGATCGCGAGCTGGGCCGGCTGGTCGCGTTCAAGGCGATGCGCCCCTCCCGCGCCGAGCCGGCCGCGCTGGAGAAGCCGCTCCGCGAGGAGGCGGAGGCGGCGGCGCGGCTCAACCACCCGAACGTCGTCACGCTGCACGACTTCGGGATCCACGAGGGCACGCCCTACCTCATCCTCGAGCTGCTCCGCGGCGAGACGCTCCAGCAGCGGCTGAAGCGCGGCCGGCTGCAGCCGGAGGAGGCGGTGCGGATCGCGCGCGACGTGGCGAGCGGCCTCGTCCACGCGCACTCGCGCGGCGTCCTCCACCGCGACCTGAAGCCCGGCAACGTGTTCCTCACCGAGGCGGGCGGCGTGAAGCTGCTCGACTTCGGCCTGGCGCGGCTGCTCGACCGGGCCAGCCTGGCCGGCGGCACGCCCGCGTACATGGCGCCCGAGCAGCTCCGCGGCGAGCCCGGCGACGCGCGGGCGGACGTGTTCAGCGCCGGCGTGGTGCTGTGGCAGATGCTCACCGGCGAGCTGCCGTTCCCGGTGGTGGACGGGCGCAGCACCGTGCTCGACCCGGGCCCGCCGCCGCGGCTCCCGCTGGAGGACGCGCCGCCCGCGCTCGCCTCGCTGCTCACGGCGGCGCTCTCGCAGGCCCCCACCGGGCGCCCGCAGACCGCGCTCGGCCTGCTCGACGGGCTCGCCGGCGTGGAGCAGGCCTACGCCGGCCGCGCCGCGGCGCAGGCCCGCGCCGCCCGCCTGCGGCGGCTGCGCCGGACCGCCGCCGCGGCGGCCGGGCTGGTGGTGCTGGGGCTCGCCGCGGCCGCGGCGCTCGCCATCCGGAGCGGCGCCCACGCCGAGCGGGCGCTGCGGGCGGCGCGCGTCGCGGGCACCGCCGACGGCGCCTCGGATCCGCTGGTCGCGGCGCTGCTCATGGCCGAGCTGCCCGACGAGCCGCCGCCCCGCGCGGTCGCCATCGCGCAGCGCCTGCTCTCGGAGCCCATCCCGGAGACCGTGCTCGACGGCGTGCCGAAGGGGCTCGGCCTCGCGGTGAGCCCGGACGGCGCCTGGGTCGCGGTCGGCGGCGAGCAGGGCGGCGCCAAGCTCTGGCGCGCCGACGGCACCGGGGCGCCGCGCGTGCTCGCCGCGGACGGCGCGGCCCGCACGGACGGGCTCGCCTTCACGCCCGACGGCCGCCGCCTCGTCACCGCCGATCACGCCGGCGCCCTGCGGGTCTTCGCGCTCGACGGCGACGCGCCGCCGCGCACCCTGCCGGCCGGCTCGGTCCCGCTGGTCAAGCTCGCGCTCGATCCGGCCGGCCGGGTGGCGGCGGCCGGCGCGCTCGACGGACGGCTCTGGCTCGCGGACGTCACCGGCGCCGCGGGCGGGACGCCCCCGCGCGCGGTGCTCCACGACGGCGCCGTGCTCGCGCTCGCGTTCTCGCCGGACGGCGCCCGCGTCGCGACCGGCTCGGTGGACGGGTTCGTGCGGGTGATCGCGTCGCCCTCGGGCGCGGTGCTCGCGACCGCGCCGCTCCCGGGCGGCGTGCCGTTCTCGGTGGCGTGGTCGCCCGACGGCCGCGTCATCGCGGTCGGCTCGGAGGACGGGCTGGTGCGCCTGCTCGGGCCCGACGGGCGCATCCGGCAGACGCTCGGCGCGCCCGGCATGGCCGTGTCCTCGGTCGAGTTCGACCGCGCCGGCACGCGCGTGGTCGCGGGCTCGCAGGACGGCGCCGCGCACGTCTGGCGCCTGGGCGCCGCCGGACCGGAGATCCGGCTGCGGGGCCACCGCGGGGGCGTCGCGTACGCCGCGTTCGCGCCCGACGGGCGCCACGTCATCACCGGCGGCACCGACGGCACGGTGCGCATCTGGCGCGCGGACGGCGAGGGCACGCCGGTGGTGCTGCGCGGCCACACCGTGATCGACGGCGCGCCCACGCCGGACGGGACCCGCGTGTTCACCCGCGGCACCGACGACGTGATCCGCGTGTGGCGCACCGACGACCCCCGCCAGCGCGGGCAGCTCGTCGGGCACGAGGCGCTGGTGGACACGGTGGAGTGGACGCGCGACGGCACGCGCGTGCTCACCGCGAGCCACGACGGCACCGCCCGGCTCTGGCCGGTGCACGGCGGCGCGGCGCTCACCGTGCGCGATCCGGGGAACGTGATCCACTCCGCCGACCTCGATCCCACCGAGCGCACGTTCGTGACCTCCTCCGAGGATCGCACCGTGCGCGTGTGGGACGCCGCCACCGGCGCGCTGGTGCGCGAGCTGCGCGGGCACGAGGGCCCGGTGCTGTCGGCCGCGTTCAGCCCGGACGGCACGCTCATCGCGAGCGGCTCGCTCGACAAGACCGTGCGCGTGTGGCGCGCCGACGGCACCGGGACGCCGCTCGTGTTCCGGGGCCACGGCGCGGTGCTCACGGCCGTGACCTGGACGCCGGACGGCAAGGCGGTCATCTCGTCGTCGCAGGACGAGGCCTCGGCGCACGTGTGGCCGCTCGACGGCTCGCCGCCGCGGATCATCAAGACCGAGCGCCCGGTGTTCCGCGCGGTGGTGGCCCCCGACGGCACCCTGCTCGTGCCGGAGCAGGGCGGCACGCTGCGGCTGTTCGGCCCGGACGGCGAGGAGCGGGCGCCGTTCCCGGCGCTGCCGGAGGGCCTGTTCTCCGCCGCCGTGAGCCGCGACGGCCGCCGCTGGGCACTCGCCTCGAGCGACGGCAGCGTCCGCGTGTACCCGCGCGACGGCACCGGCGACCCGCTGGTGCTCCGCGCGCACGAGGGCGCGGTGGGCCACGCCGCGTTCAGCCCGGACGGCACCGAGCTCGCCACCGTGTCCGCCGACGGGACCGCGCGCGTCTCCACCGTGGACTGGGCCCGGCTCCGCGCCGCGCTCCGGGGCGCGACGTCCGCGTGCCTGCCCGTGGCGCACCGGGTCCAGGTGCTGGGTGAGGCGCGCGCCGAGGCGGAGCGCCGCTTCGCGGCCTGCGAGACCGCCCACGGCCGTGTCCCGCCACGCGCGGCCGCCCCGGGGAGCCCGCGATGA